One part of the Solanum dulcamara chromosome 8, daSolDulc1.2, whole genome shotgun sequence genome encodes these proteins:
- the LOC129901365 gene encoding cytokinin riboside 5'-monophosphate phosphoribohydrolase LOG1-like, protein MEKEIKQSKFKNICVFCGSSAGKRSIYKEAAIELGRELVSRKIDLVYGGGGIGLMGLVSQEVHNGGRHVLGVIPKTLMPREITGETIGEVKAVADMHQRKAEMAKHSDAFIALPGGYGTLEELLEVIAWAYLGIHDKPVGLLNVDGYYNSLLTFIDKAVEEGFICPNAPQTFVSAPNAKELLNKLEEYFPSDESVVSKLSWENEELDYSSNCQISSR, encoded by the exons ATGGAGAAGGAAATAAAAcagtcaaaattcaaaaatatttgtgtattttgtgGGAGTAGTGCTGGGAAAAGAAGCATCTATAAGGAGGCTGCAATAGAGCTTGGAAGAGAACTA GTATCAAGAAAAATAGACCTGGTTTATGGGGGAGGCGGCATTGGATTGATGGGTTTGGTCTCTCAAGAAGTTCACAACGGTGGTCGCCATGTCCTTGG AGTGATTCCCAAGACATTAATGCCGAGAGAG ATAACTGGTGAAACAATTGGAGAGGTGAAGGCAGTTGCAGATATGCACCAGAGGAAAGCTGAGATGGCCAAACATTCTGATGCCTTTATTGCTTTACCTG GTGGCTATGGGACGCTAGAAGAGCTGCTTGAAGTCATTGCTTGGGCTTATCTTGGAATCCATGATAAACCG GTAGGATTATTGAATGTGGATGGTTATTACAATTCCCTTTTGACATTTATTGACAAAGCAGTGGAGGAAGGATTCATCTGCCCTAATGCCCCCCAAACTTTTGTATCAGCTCCTAATGCTAAGGAACTTTTAAATAAACTCGAG GAGTATTTTCCTAGTGACGAAAGTGTTGTCTCCAAACTTAGTTGGGAAAATGAGGAGTTGGACTATTCCTCCAATTGCCAGATATCATCAAGATAG